In the Oryzias latipes chromosome 23, ASM223467v1 genome, one interval contains:
- the iapp gene encoding islet amyloid polypeptide, producing the protein MHHLRLHRLLLLVLLFLRCVVAAPNHRYFSPASSSEQENVPPESEDWSLPEFIAYPFLRMLGPRPQRDLAAMNSHHLEKRKCNTATCVTQRLADFLVRSSNTIGTVYVPTNVGSATYGKRDLRQRRYLSL; encoded by the exons ATGCATCACCTGAGGCTGCACCGGCTTCTCCTCCTGGTGCTTTTGTTTCTGCGCTGCGTTGTTGCCGCTCCAAACCACCG GTACTTCAGTCCCGCCTCGTCCTCCGAGCAGGAAAACGTTCCCCCGGAAAGCGAAGACTGGTCTCTCCCCGAGTTCATCGCTTACCCGTTCCTCAGAATGTTGGGGCCGCGGCCGCAGAGAGATCTCGCCGCCATGAACAG TCATCACTTGGAGAAAAGGAAGTGCAACACAGCCACCTGCGTCACTCAGAGGTTAGCAGACTTCCTGGTCCGCTCCAGCAACACCATCGGAACCGTCTACGTCCCGACCAACGTGGGATCCGCCACCTATGGGAAGAGAGACCTACGGCAGCGTCGCTACCTGTCCCTCTAG